DNA from Victivallaceae bacterium:
TTCAATATTCCTACTTAAATGAACGTCAGCGGAAAAAGAAGGCTTTTATAAATGCCGATAGTTATGAAGGGGCTCGCGAAAAGCTTTTAAAAAGTAATTTTCATATTTTATCCTTAACCGAAAAAAAAGGAACCGAGGCGGTTAAAAAGCGATGCTCGGCCGCTCAATTGATTTTATTTACTAAGCAGTTAAGGCTGCTGATATCGTCCGGTTTGCCGGCGTATGAAAGTTTGCGTAATCTGGAAGAACGGTTTTTCGGAGACTCTTTAGGAGTTGTTATCCGATTTTTAAGCGATAAATTGCGAGAAGGCATTCCTTTATCTCAGGCTATGCTTGAATATCCCGAGTTTTTTAATGATTTTTATAGAACCACGATTGTATCCGGAGAATCGATAGGCGATCTTGAAGGAGCTTTACTACGTCTGGAAGAAAATTTGACCTCTGAAGCCGCTTTTAAAAAGCAACTGCTGTCTTCCTTATCTTATCCGCTGACTTTGTTTTTATTCTCTCTAGGGGTCATCGGTTTTTTCTTGATTGCCGTAGTCCCCTCGTTACAAGAGGTTTTTGAAGAAAGCGGTCTTAATACAACGACCCGACTTGTTTTCGGTGCCAGCAAATTTCTCTGTACTTACAAGTGGGGTTTATTTTTAGGATTTTTCACCGGAGGAGGATTGATATTTTTCTTTCACCGAAAGTGGGGACTTAAAAAACATGTTATGAATGCGTTAATGATCGCTGATTTTATCAAACGACTCATTATTAAATTGTCTTTAGGACGGTTTTTTAGAGTATTGAACGTGTTATTGCAGGGAGGCAGCAACCTCGTAACGGCCGTGGCTATAGCTTCACGATCATTAAATCCGGAAAGTCTTAGAACAGCCGTTGATGAAGCGATGGATCGTGTGGTTGCGGGTGGTCGTCTCAGTCAGGAATTAGCCGTATATCCCTTTATTCCTAAAACGGTTATTCAGATGGTCGCTTTAGGAGAAGATACCGGCGATCTTTCAACAACCTCCGGATATTTAGCGGATATTTATGATGAGGAAGTTCGTAGGTTCCTGCAAATGTTCGTATTTTGGAGTCAGCCTTTGATTCTTGTATTTTTGGGAGGCATTATTGCTCTCGTAATGTTAGCAGTCTTAGTGCCCTTGACGGGCGGACTCGGTTTTTGAAGGAGAAAATGTATGTATAATAATAGAAAAAAAAGATCCGTTACGTTGATCGAAATCATGATAGTTATTTTTCTGATAGGTCTGATTGGCGGAGTTTTAGCTATTAATATGAAGGGTAGTGTGGACAAGGGCAAAGAGTTTCAAACACATCAAAATTGTGCAAAAATTTATGATATTTTGATGATGGAATACGCTACCGGTGATAGATCTCTTGATCAGATAGTTTCCGATTACAGGGTTCTCGTTAAAAATTCACCGTTTTGTAAAAACGGAGATAAAGTTCTTAAGGATGGTTGGGGACATGATTTGATAGTCGAAATCCAGGAAGGTACCGATGATATTAAAGTATATTCGAAAAAAATTCCTATCAACAACGCCTGATCGTTTTAACCGAAGAAAACAGTCGTTAAGTCTCATAGAAATCTTAATAGTTATCGGTATTTTAACTCCGATATTGGCTTTTCTCGGTTCCGGGGTATTGTCTGAAAATCAATATAAAATGATGTTTGAGCATTCATGTAATGAATTGACCCGTCAAATCGGTTTAGCCGGCAAATGTTGCGTTTACTACGATACCGATGTTCATTTGTCTATTCGAAAGGAAGAAAAAGGTATATACGTTTCCGAAATCAAAGCAACTAAATTGCTTCCTGAAAAAACACGAAGATTAACGAATAAGCTCGTAATATTGAAAGGTGTCGAATCTATAGATACTTGTTCCGGAAATCCGAATTTAGACGACTCTTTGTTGATATTTTTTGATGGATCTTTAGGAGGAGCATCAGTTCGGAAAATTATTTTAAAGGGCAAAGCCTATGAAAAAACGATTACTTTTTCATAGTATTCGAACCGTTTCCGGTGCGAGAAGATTCAAAAGAAACTTTCTGTTATTGGAGGTGCTTTTGGCTCTTTCTCTCATTATGACAATGCTCATTCCTATGGTTCGATTTTATTCGCATTGCAGAATGCGTAATCACGTAAAGCTTATTGAGTCGCAGATGTCTTCTCTTTTGGATAAGGCGTTCGTTCATACTTTTCTTTGTGTTAAAGAACGATTGTCGACTAAAAATTTTTCGGAAGATTGGACAGAGACCGGAATCGTTTATCCCGATTTGTTCTTGTATTCGGAAAACGGGATTATTCGTTTCATTAACTGTGATTACACGGTTAAGATAAAAAATCATGTGAAAAAAGACGATAAGGAAGGCTGGCTAATCGACTTGGAAGTTACCTTGGTTTTATCCGAAAAATTACGATTTTCTTGCCGAAGGGATGTTTTTTTTAAACTATGAAACGATGTAAACAACCTTTTCTTTTAATCGAAATACTTATCTGCTTGTCATTAATGGGATTGCTTTTAGGAGTCACCGTTTGTTGGCAGTCGCGAAGTCGCGAAGTCCATGAAAAAAACGCTATCGTGCATAAAATTTTGGGTGAAGAGAATATTTTTTATAAGCGGTTAAGAAAGATTTATGAAGAAATTCGTGAAGAACTGATTACCGAAGATGATGAAATACATGCTTTCTTATTTAACAGAGGAATAAGTAAAAACCCGGAGTTATCGGGAATAATGCGCGGTGCACTCATTTACAATGAAGAAGAACAAGTTTTAAAACTAAGAGTTACCAATCCGAAGCTTACTTGTTATGAAGAAATCAACCTGCTAAGCAATGTTTTATTCGTTGAAGATTGTGTTAATACACCGGAAGCGATAACCTTATCTCTTAGAAGATCAGCTTGTAAACCTTTTAAAGAGAGAACGTTAGTCTATCTTTTTCTGAAGTGTAGAGGCTATTGAAATGTATCCTTATTTGATTGCCATGTTATGTTTAATGAATTTCTCCGTTCTGATTTTTAATGAAATCCGGGTGTTAACGACTTATGAAACATTGCGTAAGATAGAAGTCCGACAAGATGATCTGTTTGAGATTAGATATTCGTTAAAGGCAGAACATGCTTTTAACGATTTTGTCGAAATGATTTCCGAAAAAGACGATTGTAAAGTCGAAGAAGCAAAAACTACAGAGCCCATTCATAACCTTGATTTTGAAGAGAAATCGAAAAAATCCACCGTCAAATCTCTGAATATCGATTTCAATCGTCTACCGAATAATTCTCGTATTAATTTATACGGATTTTTGAATGAGCCGGAAGAATTACGGAATAATCCGGCTTCATGGTATGCCATATTAGGTCGATTTTTAAGAAAAAATTACCTTGAGAAACCTGGGTTTCCGATTAATAGAATCAATTTTGAATGGGATATACTTAACGCTATTTTACTTCAGAAGGCCCGAATTATTTCCGGAGAGGAAAAAGTAGATCCTGATATTTTGGGTACGTTGGTTTTTCCGAATCCGGAGCTTGCGGAAGCCGTTTATCTTTTGCTGACGGGCTTTGACGATAACCCGTCTATTCTTAATTATTTGGATTATGAAGTTAAAAAGCCCGGTTTTTGTAAACTTAATTTTATGTTCGTTGATCCGCTTCTTCTCAGTGCAGTCATTGATCATCAAGAAGCTTTTAATAAATTACGAGCCCTTCAATTAAAAACTCTTCAAGAGGTTCGAGATCGCGAAGAGGAATTTCTTCGCAATAAATCTTTAAAAGACAAGCCATTCCTTAAAAATCGAACTTGTTTTAAATTGGAACTTAACGAGTCCGTCTCTATTATCTTGGCAGAATATGATTTATTGCCGATTCTTAATAAAAAATTGTTTGAGTTTACGTTAGGTAAACCTGGTGATTATATCTTTTTATCGAATTCCGATACGGGTGTAGTAACTCGCTATTGCTGCGTAAATAAGGTCGTTACCGTTTTTTAATCGTTGCCAAAGAAATTTTTTTTTATTTTCTTTTTCTTATTTTTTTGTTAATTCTTAATTAAGAGTTAATAATTTTTTTATAATTTTGTCATCAGGAGTGCAAAATGGGAGAGGAAAATCAAGGGAAGGACAATCAACATAATCCTCAGGCAGACAACTCCTCTAAAGATTTAAAATCAAATATAAAAGACAAGGTTCATCAGTTTGTTGAGGATCCTAATGTAGGTAAGGTCACCGGTTTCATTAAAAAAAATGTCAGAGGAGTGATCAGTGGGGTTTTAACATTCTTAGGGGTTGTAACGTTTCCTTTTTGGTGGAGCGGTATTTCGGTTGCCCTGGGGTTAATGTTGTGTTTTTATAACGAGATTAAATCATGTGTAAGCGGTTCTTTTTTCAGTTCATTAAAAGAAAAATTTTCAAAAAACAGCGTTTTAAATAACGTCATACTTTTTGGAGGGATCTTTTTTCTTTTTGCTCGTATGACCGCTTTCATGGTTACTGCTTGCTCTCTGCTCATCGTATTTTATTTTTTAGGATCGAACGATAATCAGAAATAATACTTTATTAGGATCAATTGAAATCGGGAATTTTTTCCCGATTTTGATTTTAATGCATTCTTAAGAGAATTCTTTCTCCCGGTATCAATAACGATCCATCACCTAGCCGAATAGAATATCGCGCATTTTCTTGAGCCAAGCAACTACGAAAAGATCGAGTTGTTTAAGAATGAACCACCAAGATATCGTCAAGAATAAAAGACCCATAAAGGCTTTCAAAGCCGATAATAGGTAAATGACTTGTACTTGAGGTGCCATCCTATTGATAATACCCAAGAATAGATCGGACAACAACATAGCCAGCGTTGCCGGAGCTCCGAGTTGAATCGTAACGACTAAGCATAGTTGACATATTTTAATCATCGTTACCCAAAAAGGAGTATGCATGCTCATAAAGTCCGGAGGTAAAAAATGAGACAAGGGAATAACCTGTAATGAGAAAGTGATCAGATCCATCAAAATGATCGGTCCGCCGCATAACCAAAAAATTAAAGTAGCCATATAATGATAAAGGATACCTTGAGGAGCACTTTGTTCCATGGAGATCATGGAAATGGCCCCTTCCATACCTTGAATACCCTGTTGGTTGGCAATAAAGGAACCTGCCGATTGAGTAGCATAAAAAGGAAACGCAGCAATGAATCCCATCAAACATCCGATAAAAACTTCTTTTAGTATAAGAAGATAAAATAGAGCATCCGAATTATATTGAACGAATGTCGTATCCATGAGAATTTTCGGAAATGCTATGGCCATATAGGTTATGGATACGCCCAGTTTGATAGGAGACGGCAGCAGTTTGGCTCCTAAATAAGGGACGATTGCGAATATCGGTAGTACTCGAGCCATCAATAATAAAAACGTTTGCCAAACGATCGCAGGGTGCTTTTGAAAGATAAAATTAAAGTAAACGGAATCGAGAGAGGATAATAGCTTGGGAAGCGTGGTCGCCATTTAACCTTTCCTACTTCCATTTATAAAAATTATGAAATACCTGGGAAGCAAATCTATAAATAAGATTGCTTAACCAACCTCCGGAGATCATTAAAGTGCCGAAGATAACAACAAGTTTAATTGCGAAAGCAAAGGTTTGTTCCTGAATTTGCGTTGCCGCTTGAAAAATGGCGACCATAATCCCGACCAGGGATGCGAGTATAATCGGAGGCGCTGAGACTATGAGAATGAGTAAAAGAGCTTGGTATGAGTACTCGAAAAGTACGGCTCTGAAAGATGTGGTTAACATAGAGTTCTCCCTATTATTTAAAGCTTATCATTAAGCCTTGCAGTAATAGAGTCCATCCGTCAACCATGACCACCAATAATAATTTAAGAGGGAGAGAAATGGACAAAGGCGATAACATCATCATCTGCATGGCTACGAGAACGTTCGCCGTTACTAGATCAATCACAAAAAACGGTAAATAGATCAGAACGCCAATTTCAAAAGCATTCTTAATTTGCCCCATAATAAAAGCGGGCATAATAATCACAAAATCCTTAGTGGAAAGAGATTTTTTGATTTCGGCTGGGAAAGTCTTTTGGGAAGCTTTATAAAAGCTTTGGATTTGTGATTTCGGTGTGTTCCGAATCAAAAATTCCCTTAGCGGTTCTTTAGATTTATTAATTGTGATAAAGACTTTCTCTGCTCCCTCTGCCGAAAATAAACTGGCTTGCATTTTGGATTGTTCTTGAATTTCTTGCCGCGCGCTTTGATACATGGCTACACCTGTAGGAAACATAACATATATCGATAAAATAAGCGCAACTCCATTGAGCACTTGACTGGGAGGAGTTTGTTGAACGCCGAGAGCATTTCTTAAAAGCACGAGAGTAATGATTATCTTTAAATAAGACGTCAATAACATCACGAAAAAAGGTAACAAAGCAAGAAAGACGAGGACGATTGCCTGTGTGGTCAAATCGGGATAAGTATCTGAAAACGTCCCCGAAGAAAGATCGGTTTGAGGCAGGACGTCTTGAGAAGTTATGGGAGGCATGTAATGTCTGGGAGCTTTTTGGATGGGGGCTTCCTGAAAGTTCGATGCGAAACCGATCGTACCGAAACACAACAAAGAAAGAAAAACCAAAACAAAAAATCTCATTATTTTTCCTGATTGGAATTCGTAGAATTGTTTGTATTATCTTTTTTATCTTCCTCAGATACGGTTTCTTTGGATTCCTTTAAAATTTCCGTGAAAGCTTTTTCAAGTGCTGCCAACTGATCTTTAATCTGAGCATTAACGATACCCGATTCCGTTTCTATAATACAGCCCCCCTTTTCTATGTCATTTCTTGGGGAGATAATGATTGAGTCTGCATATTCAATAACTTTTCTGAATTCCGATTTGTTTCCTTCTACGATTTCCGAATCTTCGGGATTGATAAAAATAGTAATTTTTTTATTTTGATTAACGGTTTTAAGTGCATTTGTAATCAAAGATACCACGATATCGGGTTTCATCTCTAATTCCTTGCCGATGATTTTTTTAATACTGGCAATAGCTAAGGGGATAAGAGCTTCTTTTAATTTAGCCTGCACGTTATTCGTTTCTTTTTCCAAACACATCAGTTGTTCGGACCAAAGTTTCATTCCTTCAGCGAATCCTGACTTTTTGGCTTCTTCTCGTAAAACTACGCATTCTGCTTCTACCTGTTTCTTATATTTCTTCGAATCGTTGATAGCGCGGTCCAATAACTCGGAAGCATCTATCACGGTAGAAAACTCTTCCGATGACATGATTTTAGAGTTCGGAGAAACATCCGTATTTTGAGATATTAGGCTGAAAAATTTCATTGAACGACAACCTTAATGCATTTAATCACATAATTTTTAAAATATTCGCTATTTTTAGCGTGTTGAGATTCTTTAATACTTTTCTCTATAAGGTAAGCTCGTTGCACATCAAACCGACGCAGAAGGTGCCACAATAAAGAAGCGTTTTCTTGAGCCAATGCTTTTCCTAAAAAAATCAGTCCCTGAGAATGAATATGATGTCTTAAACGAGCTTCCGAACCGTCCCATGTAGCAAGAAATCGACATTTGTCACTGTATTTCAGAGGATGAGTCATGCAATAATTTAAGAATAATCGTTTTTTTTTCGATAAAATTTGGTTGATTTCCTGCAATCTGCTTTGAGAAACGACCATATGTAATTCATTTGCTAGGTCATACAGTCCCAGAAAATCGATAAGCTGCATACGTAGTTTGACTTTGAGATAAAGCAAAATATTAATGGAAGATACCGGAAGAAACATTTCATCAATGACATAATCCGGATATATTTTCTCTTTAAGACCCTGAAGTAGAAACAGAGCCGCAAATTTTGAATGTATCTTCGAATTTCTTTCGGTCAACATCGATGCATCGGCTAATTTGTCGGATATCCCCGAAGGCAGAAGATTTATGATTGCGTTTCGAAAACATTCGGGAAATCCTTTTAAAACCGATTCAATCCAAGAATAATGGATAACCAAAAGCCACCGCATATTAAAAGACAACATCTTGAGAGACGAAGCTTCTTTAACTGTGAGCTTTTCCGTTAAGGAAATCGGTAAAAAAGAAGCCATATCCTTAACCGATGAAGATCGTTTTATTAAGGTATTAAGGACTCCGAAAGTATTGAGGGTCACTACGCATCGTCCTCATTTTCGGCTTCGACGGTGCTGTTTTCTACGACGGCCTCCTGCTCGACTTCTTTTTCGTTATCCTTGGTTTCAGCTTCTTGGTCAGCCGTTTCTTTGTTG
Protein-coding regions in this window:
- the sctS gene encoding type III secretion system export apparatus subunit SctS, translating into MLTTSFRAVLFEYSYQALLLILIVSAPPIILASLVGIMVAIFQAATQIQEQTFAFAIKLVVIFGTLMISGGWLSNLIYRFASQVFHNFYKWK
- a CDS encoding DUF1494 domain-containing protein, producing MKRCKQPFLLIEILICLSLMGLLLGVTVCWQSRSREVHEKNAIVHKILGEENIFYKRLRKIYEEIREELITEDDEIHAFLFNRGISKNPELSGIMRGALIYNEEEQVLKLRVTNPKLTCYEEINLLSNVLFVEDCVNTPEAITLSLRRSACKPFKERTLVYLFLKCRGY
- a CDS encoding type II secretion system F family protein codes for the protein MPLFQYSYLNERQRKKKAFINADSYEGAREKLLKSNFHILSLTEKKGTEAVKKRCSAAQLILFTKQLRLLISSGLPAYESLRNLEERFFGDSLGVVIRFLSDKLREGIPLSQAMLEYPEFFNDFYRTTIVSGESIGDLEGALLRLEENLTSEAAFKKQLLSSLSYPLTLFLFSLGVIGFFLIAVVPSLQEVFEESGLNTTTRLVFGASKFLCTYKWGLFLGFFTGGGLIFFFHRKWGLKKHVMNALMIADFIKRLIIKLSLGRFFRVLNVLLQGGSNLVTAVAIASRSLNPESLRTAVDEAMDRVVAGGRLSQELAVYPFIPKTVIQMVALGEDTGDLSTTSGYLADIYDEEVRRFLQMFVFWSQPLILVFLGGIIALVMLAVLVPLTGGLGF
- the sctR gene encoding type III secretion system export apparatus subunit SctR; translation: MRFFVLVFLSLLCFGTIGFASNFQEAPIQKAPRHYMPPITSQDVLPQTDLSSGTFSDTYPDLTTQAIVLVFLALLPFFVMLLTSYLKIIITLVLLRNALGVQQTPPSQVLNGVALILSIYVMFPTGVAMYQSARQEIQEQSKMQASLFSAEGAEKVFITINKSKEPLREFLIRNTPKSQIQSFYKASQKTFPAEIKKSLSTKDFVIIMPAFIMGQIKNAFEIGVLIYLPFFVIDLVTANVLVAMQMMMLSPLSISLPLKLLLVVMVDGWTLLLQGLMISFK
- a CDS encoding EscT/YscT/HrcT family type III secretion system export apparatus protein, which codes for MATTLPKLLSSLDSVYFNFIFQKHPAIVWQTFLLLMARVLPIFAIVPYLGAKLLPSPIKLGVSITYMAIAFPKILMDTTFVQYNSDALFYLLILKEVFIGCLMGFIAAFPFYATQSAGSFIANQQGIQGMEGAISMISMEQSAPQGILYHYMATLIFWLCGGPIILMDLITFSLQVIPLSHFLPPDFMSMHTPFWVTMIKICQLCLVVTIQLGAPATLAMLLSDLFLGIINRMAPQVQVIYLLSALKAFMGLLFLTISWWFILKQLDLFVVAWLKKMRDILFG
- a CDS encoding HrpE/YscL family type III secretion apparatus protein, encoding MKFFSLISQNTDVSPNSKIMSSEEFSTVIDASELLDRAINDSKKYKKQVEAECVVLREEAKKSGFAEGMKLWSEQLMCLEKETNNVQAKLKEALIPLAIASIKKIIGKELEMKPDIVVSLITNALKTVNQNKKITIFINPEDSEIVEGNKSEFRKVIEYADSIIISPRNDIEKGGCIIETESGIVNAQIKDQLAALEKAFTEILKESKETVSEEDKKDNTNNSTNSNQEK
- a CDS encoding type II secretion system protein translates to MYNNRKKRSVTLIEIMIVIFLIGLIGGVLAINMKGSVDKGKEFQTHQNCAKIYDILMMEYATGDRSLDQIVSDYRVLVKNSPFCKNGDKVLKDGWGHDLIVEIQEGTDDIKVYSKKIPINNA